A genomic window from Aythya fuligula isolate bAytFul2 chromosome 15, bAytFul2.pri, whole genome shotgun sequence includes:
- the MRTFB gene encoding myocardin-related transcription factor B isoform X1: protein MDHLGTADAEDDSGSLTRLAPSPHSEAVAHEFKELSLQPSQYLPPLNERKNVLQLRLQQRRTREQLVDQGIMPPLKSPAAFHEQIKSLERARTENFLKHKIRSRPDRSELVRMHILEETFAEPSLQATQMKLKRARLADDLNEKIAQRPGPMELVEKNILPVDSSVKEAIIAVGQENYPQGLDDYSFDEDSSDALSPDQPASQESQGSAASPGEPKTSDSPSPVTQNATTSTQYPPLTSPVPEFLKTPSTIEQQVTRSTATATVTQNTVSATKPGPTLVKQSHPKNPNDKHRSKKCKEPKPRVKKLKYHQYIPPDQKGEKNEPQMDSNYARLLQQQQLFLQLQILSQQQQHYNYQAILPAPLKPLNDKQNNNGNTPLNTLNNNTQTSAANSPRQNSNIPSRKPGPLPSSLDDLKVAELKMELKLRGLPVSGTKTDLIERLKPYQDLNNNGVTTTSSVTVTTSTGATGNTGEVAIAFPVATLNKTVANTVSSFPSEKTTTGPGCKVVNTENISSPLPISPSPSEQSSLSTDDTSMADTFTEVMTMMSPSQFLSTSPLRANTGDDNQNRSSGSISSMEFDVAEKDRKLQEKEKQIEELKRKLEQEQKLVEVLKMQLEVEKRGQQQHSQTSGNSAALEQKQFSAAVKDENALTDCLSTSQSVPAASHSLGQSVYTSGQNPVAKKAVVIKQEIPVAKAEPQNAISQFYFNPQRQPQTAVVAQPQALLTTQGTAQLLLPLSIQGPNSTTSVQLPVGNIKLQAQSQAGVQTPSQIPVPIPSSGLGQTAPQMHAPQSKPNTITQHALGQTQQIRKVFPPTTSNTVFSYQTAPVTTPSQSFINKTSNSNIHTGSNQAPSMQNGPATPSKPGSPSQAQPYIVQQSLFNNTVSKKKDPPRYEEAIKQTRNIQTSHREISSAHSQQMDDLFDILIKSGEISLPIKEEPSPIAKMRPVTANITTMPVNTVISRPPPQIQMAPPPVSLEPTTSLSINLENQLEALLDGTLTSGNEIPQLTSSSEDRESFSLIEDLQNDLLNHSSILDHSHSPMETSDPQFTTNNSCLSLDLPDTNLDNMEWLDITMPSSSSGLTPLSSTAPSMFSTDFLDPQDLQLHWD from the exons CTTTGAAAAGTCCAGCTGCATTCCATGAGCAGATAAAGAGCCTGGAGCGAGCCAGG aCTGAAAATTTTTTGAAGCACAAAATTCGCAGCAGACCAGACCGGTCTGAGCTGGTCAGAATGCACATCCTTGAAG AGACCTTTGCAGAGCCTTCACTACAAGCCACTCAGATGAAACTGAAGAGAGCTCGCTTGGCAGATGATCTGAATGAGAAGATCGCTCAGAGGCCTGGCCCTATGGAgctggtagaaaaaaatattctgcctgTAGATTCCAGTGTTAAAGAAGCAATTATAG CAGTTGGACAAGAGAATTATCCTCAAGGTTTGGATGATTATTCATTTGATGAAGACAGCAGTGATGCTTTATCACCGGATCAGCCAGCCAGCCAAGAATCCCAGGgttctgctgcttcccctggTGAGCCAAAAACAAGTGACTCACCATCACCAGTAACACAAAATGCCACTACTTCAACACAG tATCCACCTTTAACCTCTCCAgttcctgaattcctcaaaaCTCCCTCTACAATTGAACAACAGGTTACACGGTCTACTGCTACAGCCACTGTGACACAAAATACTGTATCTGCAACAAAGCCTGGGCCAACGTTAGTAAAG CAAAGCCACCCAAAGAACCCAAACGATAAGCATCGGAGCAAGAAATGTAAGGAACCTAAGCCAAGGGTGAAAAAATTGAAGTATCATCAATATATTCCACCTGATCAGAAAGGTGAGAAGAACGAGCCACAGATGGACTCCAACTATGCTCGTTTGCTACAACAGCAGCAActgtttttgcagctgcagATCCTgagccaacaacaacaacactaCAACTACCAGGCAATTCTACCTGCACCACTGAA GCCACTGAATGACAAACAGAATAACAATGGGAATACACCACTGAATACTTTGAACAACAATACACAAACATCAGCTGCCAACTCACCAAGACAAAACAGTAATATTCCTAGCAGGAAACCAGGACCTCTACCTTCAAGTTTGGATGActtaaag GTAGCAGAGCTTAAAATGGAGTTAAAATTGAGGGGATTACCAGTTTCTGGAACAAAAACAGATCTTATTGAGCGTCTGAAACCATATCAAGATCTTAATAACAATGGAGTCACTACTACTAGCTCTGTTACAGTAACTACTTCTACTGGGGCCACAGGTAACACTGGGGAAGTGGCTATAGCATTTCCTGTTGCAACACTAAATAAAACAGTGGCTAATACAGTATCcagctttccttcagaaaaaacaACTACTGGACCTGGCTGCAAAGTagtaaatactgaaaacattaGCTCTCCTTTGCCTAtatctccttctccttcagaACAATCTAGTCTAAGCACGGATGATACAAGTATGGCAGATACTTTCACAGAAGTGATGACCATGATGTCTCCATCTCAGTTCTTAAGTACTTCACCACTAAGAGCAAATACAGGTGATGATAATCAGAATCGCAGCAGTGGAAGCATCTCAAGCATGGAGTTTGATGTAGCAGAAAAGGACCGCAAGcttcaagagaaagaaaaacagattgaaGAGCTCaaaaggaaactggaacaaGAGCAAAAACTTGTGGAGGTACTGAAAATGCAACTTGAGGTTGAAAAGAGGGGACAACAGCAACACTCTCAGACTTCTGGTAACTCAGCTGCTTTGGAACAGAAGCAATTCAGTGCTGCTGTCAAGGATGAAAATGCTCTTACTGACTGCTTGAGCACAAGCCAATCTGTACCTGCAGCTAGTCATTCTTTAGGACAATCAGTATACACTAGTGGCCAGAATCCAGTTGCCAAAAAGGCAGTTGTTATCAAGCAGGAGATACCTGTCGCTAAAGCTGAACCTCAGAACGCCatttctcaattttattttaatccccAGAGGCAGCCACAAACTGCAGTTGTTGCCCAACCTCAAGCTTTACTGACTACCCAAGGAACTGCACAGCTGCTCCTTCCACTTTCTATCCAGGGACCGAATTCTACCACTTCAGTGCAGCTACCAGTTGGAAATATAAAGTTACAG GCTCAATCACAAGCTGGAGTACAGACCCCATCACAAATACCTGTTCCTATTCCTTCCTCTGGCCTGGGCCAGACAGCACCTCAGATGCATGCTCCACAATCAAAACCAAATACCATCACGCAGCATGCACTTGGTCAGACCCAACAAATCAGAAAG GTTTTTCCACCTACCACATCCAATACAGTGTTTTCCTATCAGACTGCACCAGTTACAACACCTTCACAgtcttttattaataaaacatcAAATTCTAACATTCACACTGGCAGCAATCAGGCGCCGTCTATGCAGAATGGACCTGCTACTCCTAGTAAG CCTGGCTCTCCTTCTCAAGCTCAGCCTTATATCGTTCAGCAATCCCTCTTCAACAACACAGTGTCCAAGAAAAAAGATCCCCCCCGTTACGAAGAGGCTATAAAACAGACCCGCAATATTCAGACATCTCACCGTGAG ATTTCCAGTGCACACAGTCAGCAGATGGATGATCTTTTTGATATTCTCATCAAGAGTGGAG aGATTTCCCTTCCGATAAAGGAGGAACCATCTCCCATTGCTAAAATGAGACCAGTAACAGCCAACATCACTACAATGCCAGTGAACACAGTGATATCCCGCCCCCCACCTCAAATCCAAATGGCCCCTCCTCCTGTGTCCTTAGAACCGACAACCAGCTTGTCTATAAATCTGGAAAATCAGCTTGAAGCCCTCTTGGATGGAACTTTAACCTCAGGTAATGAAATTCCTCAATTGACAAGCAGCAGTGAAGACAGAgagtcattttctttaattgaagACCTCCAGAATGATCTGCTTAATCACTCCAGTATTTTAGATCATTCTCATTCACCCATGGAAACATCTGACCCACAGTTTACCACTAATAATTCTTGTCTATCTCTTGACCTTCCTGATACAAATTTAGACAATATGGAATGGCTAGACATTACAATGCCCAGCTCCTCATCTGGACTCACCCCTCTCAGTTCTACTGCCCCCAGCATGTTTTCGACTGACTTTCTAGATCCACAAGACCTGCAGTTGCACTGGGATTAA
- the MRTFB gene encoding myocardin-related transcription factor B isoform X2 gives MDHLGTADAEDDSGSLTRLAPSPHSEAVAHEFKELSLQPSQYLPPLNERKNVLQLRLQQRRTREQLVDQGIMPPLKSPAAFHEQIKSLERARTENFLKHKIRSRPDRSELVRMHILEETFAEPSLQATQMKLKRARLADDLNEKIAQRPGPMELVEKNILPVDSSVKEAIIVGQENYPQGLDDYSFDEDSSDALSPDQPASQESQGSAASPGEPKTSDSPSPVTQNATTSTQYPPLTSPVPEFLKTPSTIEQQVTRSTATATVTQNTVSATKPGPTLVKQSHPKNPNDKHRSKKCKEPKPRVKKLKYHQYIPPDQKGEKNEPQMDSNYARLLQQQQLFLQLQILSQQQQHYNYQAILPAPLKPLNDKQNNNGNTPLNTLNNNTQTSAANSPRQNSNIPSRKPGPLPSSLDDLKVAELKMELKLRGLPVSGTKTDLIERLKPYQDLNNNGVTTTSSVTVTTSTGATGNTGEVAIAFPVATLNKTVANTVSSFPSEKTTTGPGCKVVNTENISSPLPISPSPSEQSSLSTDDTSMADTFTEVMTMMSPSQFLSTSPLRANTGDDNQNRSSGSISSMEFDVAEKDRKLQEKEKQIEELKRKLEQEQKLVEVLKMQLEVEKRGQQQHSQTSGNSAALEQKQFSAAVKDENALTDCLSTSQSVPAASHSLGQSVYTSGQNPVAKKAVVIKQEIPVAKAEPQNAISQFYFNPQRQPQTAVVAQPQALLTTQGTAQLLLPLSIQGPNSTTSVQLPVGNIKLQAQSQAGVQTPSQIPVPIPSSGLGQTAPQMHAPQSKPNTITQHALGQTQQIRKVFPPTTSNTVFSYQTAPVTTPSQSFINKTSNSNIHTGSNQAPSMQNGPATPSKPGSPSQAQPYIVQQSLFNNTVSKKKDPPRYEEAIKQTRNIQTSHREISSAHSQQMDDLFDILIKSGEISLPIKEEPSPIAKMRPVTANITTMPVNTVISRPPPQIQMAPPPVSLEPTTSLSINLENQLEALLDGTLTSGNEIPQLTSSSEDRESFSLIEDLQNDLLNHSSILDHSHSPMETSDPQFTTNNSCLSLDLPDTNLDNMEWLDITMPSSSSGLTPLSSTAPSMFSTDFLDPQDLQLHWD, from the exons CTTTGAAAAGTCCAGCTGCATTCCATGAGCAGATAAAGAGCCTGGAGCGAGCCAGG aCTGAAAATTTTTTGAAGCACAAAATTCGCAGCAGACCAGACCGGTCTGAGCTGGTCAGAATGCACATCCTTGAAG AGACCTTTGCAGAGCCTTCACTACAAGCCACTCAGATGAAACTGAAGAGAGCTCGCTTGGCAGATGATCTGAATGAGAAGATCGCTCAGAGGCCTGGCCCTATGGAgctggtagaaaaaaatattctgcctgTAGATTCCAGTGTTAAAGAAGCAATTATAG TTGGACAAGAGAATTATCCTCAAGGTTTGGATGATTATTCATTTGATGAAGACAGCAGTGATGCTTTATCACCGGATCAGCCAGCCAGCCAAGAATCCCAGGgttctgctgcttcccctggTGAGCCAAAAACAAGTGACTCACCATCACCAGTAACACAAAATGCCACTACTTCAACACAG tATCCACCTTTAACCTCTCCAgttcctgaattcctcaaaaCTCCCTCTACAATTGAACAACAGGTTACACGGTCTACTGCTACAGCCACTGTGACACAAAATACTGTATCTGCAACAAAGCCTGGGCCAACGTTAGTAAAG CAAAGCCACCCAAAGAACCCAAACGATAAGCATCGGAGCAAGAAATGTAAGGAACCTAAGCCAAGGGTGAAAAAATTGAAGTATCATCAATATATTCCACCTGATCAGAAAGGTGAGAAGAACGAGCCACAGATGGACTCCAACTATGCTCGTTTGCTACAACAGCAGCAActgtttttgcagctgcagATCCTgagccaacaacaacaacactaCAACTACCAGGCAATTCTACCTGCACCACTGAA GCCACTGAATGACAAACAGAATAACAATGGGAATACACCACTGAATACTTTGAACAACAATACACAAACATCAGCTGCCAACTCACCAAGACAAAACAGTAATATTCCTAGCAGGAAACCAGGACCTCTACCTTCAAGTTTGGATGActtaaag GTAGCAGAGCTTAAAATGGAGTTAAAATTGAGGGGATTACCAGTTTCTGGAACAAAAACAGATCTTATTGAGCGTCTGAAACCATATCAAGATCTTAATAACAATGGAGTCACTACTACTAGCTCTGTTACAGTAACTACTTCTACTGGGGCCACAGGTAACACTGGGGAAGTGGCTATAGCATTTCCTGTTGCAACACTAAATAAAACAGTGGCTAATACAGTATCcagctttccttcagaaaaaacaACTACTGGACCTGGCTGCAAAGTagtaaatactgaaaacattaGCTCTCCTTTGCCTAtatctccttctccttcagaACAATCTAGTCTAAGCACGGATGATACAAGTATGGCAGATACTTTCACAGAAGTGATGACCATGATGTCTCCATCTCAGTTCTTAAGTACTTCACCACTAAGAGCAAATACAGGTGATGATAATCAGAATCGCAGCAGTGGAAGCATCTCAAGCATGGAGTTTGATGTAGCAGAAAAGGACCGCAAGcttcaagagaaagaaaaacagattgaaGAGCTCaaaaggaaactggaacaaGAGCAAAAACTTGTGGAGGTACTGAAAATGCAACTTGAGGTTGAAAAGAGGGGACAACAGCAACACTCTCAGACTTCTGGTAACTCAGCTGCTTTGGAACAGAAGCAATTCAGTGCTGCTGTCAAGGATGAAAATGCTCTTACTGACTGCTTGAGCACAAGCCAATCTGTACCTGCAGCTAGTCATTCTTTAGGACAATCAGTATACACTAGTGGCCAGAATCCAGTTGCCAAAAAGGCAGTTGTTATCAAGCAGGAGATACCTGTCGCTAAAGCTGAACCTCAGAACGCCatttctcaattttattttaatccccAGAGGCAGCCACAAACTGCAGTTGTTGCCCAACCTCAAGCTTTACTGACTACCCAAGGAACTGCACAGCTGCTCCTTCCACTTTCTATCCAGGGACCGAATTCTACCACTTCAGTGCAGCTACCAGTTGGAAATATAAAGTTACAG GCTCAATCACAAGCTGGAGTACAGACCCCATCACAAATACCTGTTCCTATTCCTTCCTCTGGCCTGGGCCAGACAGCACCTCAGATGCATGCTCCACAATCAAAACCAAATACCATCACGCAGCATGCACTTGGTCAGACCCAACAAATCAGAAAG GTTTTTCCACCTACCACATCCAATACAGTGTTTTCCTATCAGACTGCACCAGTTACAACACCTTCACAgtcttttattaataaaacatcAAATTCTAACATTCACACTGGCAGCAATCAGGCGCCGTCTATGCAGAATGGACCTGCTACTCCTAGTAAG CCTGGCTCTCCTTCTCAAGCTCAGCCTTATATCGTTCAGCAATCCCTCTTCAACAACACAGTGTCCAAGAAAAAAGATCCCCCCCGTTACGAAGAGGCTATAAAACAGACCCGCAATATTCAGACATCTCACCGTGAG ATTTCCAGTGCACACAGTCAGCAGATGGATGATCTTTTTGATATTCTCATCAAGAGTGGAG aGATTTCCCTTCCGATAAAGGAGGAACCATCTCCCATTGCTAAAATGAGACCAGTAACAGCCAACATCACTACAATGCCAGTGAACACAGTGATATCCCGCCCCCCACCTCAAATCCAAATGGCCCCTCCTCCTGTGTCCTTAGAACCGACAACCAGCTTGTCTATAAATCTGGAAAATCAGCTTGAAGCCCTCTTGGATGGAACTTTAACCTCAGGTAATGAAATTCCTCAATTGACAAGCAGCAGTGAAGACAGAgagtcattttctttaattgaagACCTCCAGAATGATCTGCTTAATCACTCCAGTATTTTAGATCATTCTCATTCACCCATGGAAACATCTGACCCACAGTTTACCACTAATAATTCTTGTCTATCTCTTGACCTTCCTGATACAAATTTAGACAATATGGAATGGCTAGACATTACAATGCCCAGCTCCTCATCTGGACTCACCCCTCTCAGTTCTACTGCCCCCAGCATGTTTTCGACTGACTTTCTAGATCCACAAGACCTGCAGTTGCACTGGGATTAA
- the MRTFB gene encoding myocardin-related transcription factor B isoform X3 has protein sequence MIDSSKKQKQGFSEILPAGDVKPLKEKECLEVNSQKSLKEVLQLRLQQRRTREQLVDQGIMPPLKSPAAFHEQIKSLERARTENFLKHKIRSRPDRSELVRMHILEETFAEPSLQATQMKLKRARLADDLNEKIAQRPGPMELVEKNILPVDSSVKEAIIAVGQENYPQGLDDYSFDEDSSDALSPDQPASQESQGSAASPGEPKTSDSPSPVTQNATTSTQYPPLTSPVPEFLKTPSTIEQQVTRSTATATVTQNTVSATKPGPTLVKQSHPKNPNDKHRSKKCKEPKPRVKKLKYHQYIPPDQKGEKNEPQMDSNYARLLQQQQLFLQLQILSQQQQHYNYQAILPAPLKPLNDKQNNNGNTPLNTLNNNTQTSAANSPRQNSNIPSRKPGPLPSSLDDLKVAELKMELKLRGLPVSGTKTDLIERLKPYQDLNNNGVTTTSSVTVTTSTGATGNTGEVAIAFPVATLNKTVANTVSSFPSEKTTTGPGCKVVNTENISSPLPISPSPSEQSSLSTDDTSMADTFTEVMTMMSPSQFLSTSPLRANTGDDNQNRSSGSISSMEFDVAEKDRKLQEKEKQIEELKRKLEQEQKLVEVLKMQLEVEKRGQQQHSQTSGNSAALEQKQFSAAVKDENALTDCLSTSQSVPAASHSLGQSVYTSGQNPVAKKAVVIKQEIPVAKAEPQNAISQFYFNPQRQPQTAVVAQPQALLTTQGTAQLLLPLSIQGPNSTTSVQLPVGNIKLQAQSQAGVQTPSQIPVPIPSSGLGQTAPQMHAPQSKPNTITQHALGQTQQIRKVFPPTTSNTVFSYQTAPVTTPSQSFINKTSNSNIHTGSNQAPSMQNGPATPSKPGSPSQAQPYIVQQSLFNNTVSKKKDPPRYEEAIKQTRNIQTSHREISSAHSQQMDDLFDILIKSGEISLPIKEEPSPIAKMRPVTANITTMPVNTVISRPPPQIQMAPPPVSLEPTTSLSINLENQLEALLDGTLTSGNEIPQLTSSSEDRESFSLIEDLQNDLLNHSSILDHSHSPMETSDPQFTTNNSCLSLDLPDTNLDNMEWLDITMPSSSSGLTPLSSTAPSMFSTDFLDPQDLQLHWD, from the exons CTTTGAAAAGTCCAGCTGCATTCCATGAGCAGATAAAGAGCCTGGAGCGAGCCAGG aCTGAAAATTTTTTGAAGCACAAAATTCGCAGCAGACCAGACCGGTCTGAGCTGGTCAGAATGCACATCCTTGAAG AGACCTTTGCAGAGCCTTCACTACAAGCCACTCAGATGAAACTGAAGAGAGCTCGCTTGGCAGATGATCTGAATGAGAAGATCGCTCAGAGGCCTGGCCCTATGGAgctggtagaaaaaaatattctgcctgTAGATTCCAGTGTTAAAGAAGCAATTATAG CAGTTGGACAAGAGAATTATCCTCAAGGTTTGGATGATTATTCATTTGATGAAGACAGCAGTGATGCTTTATCACCGGATCAGCCAGCCAGCCAAGAATCCCAGGgttctgctgcttcccctggTGAGCCAAAAACAAGTGACTCACCATCACCAGTAACACAAAATGCCACTACTTCAACACAG tATCCACCTTTAACCTCTCCAgttcctgaattcctcaaaaCTCCCTCTACAATTGAACAACAGGTTACACGGTCTACTGCTACAGCCACTGTGACACAAAATACTGTATCTGCAACAAAGCCTGGGCCAACGTTAGTAAAG CAAAGCCACCCAAAGAACCCAAACGATAAGCATCGGAGCAAGAAATGTAAGGAACCTAAGCCAAGGGTGAAAAAATTGAAGTATCATCAATATATTCCACCTGATCAGAAAGGTGAGAAGAACGAGCCACAGATGGACTCCAACTATGCTCGTTTGCTACAACAGCAGCAActgtttttgcagctgcagATCCTgagccaacaacaacaacactaCAACTACCAGGCAATTCTACCTGCACCACTGAA GCCACTGAATGACAAACAGAATAACAATGGGAATACACCACTGAATACTTTGAACAACAATACACAAACATCAGCTGCCAACTCACCAAGACAAAACAGTAATATTCCTAGCAGGAAACCAGGACCTCTACCTTCAAGTTTGGATGActtaaag GTAGCAGAGCTTAAAATGGAGTTAAAATTGAGGGGATTACCAGTTTCTGGAACAAAAACAGATCTTATTGAGCGTCTGAAACCATATCAAGATCTTAATAACAATGGAGTCACTACTACTAGCTCTGTTACAGTAACTACTTCTACTGGGGCCACAGGTAACACTGGGGAAGTGGCTATAGCATTTCCTGTTGCAACACTAAATAAAACAGTGGCTAATACAGTATCcagctttccttcagaaaaaacaACTACTGGACCTGGCTGCAAAGTagtaaatactgaaaacattaGCTCTCCTTTGCCTAtatctccttctccttcagaACAATCTAGTCTAAGCACGGATGATACAAGTATGGCAGATACTTTCACAGAAGTGATGACCATGATGTCTCCATCTCAGTTCTTAAGTACTTCACCACTAAGAGCAAATACAGGTGATGATAATCAGAATCGCAGCAGTGGAAGCATCTCAAGCATGGAGTTTGATGTAGCAGAAAAGGACCGCAAGcttcaagagaaagaaaaacagattgaaGAGCTCaaaaggaaactggaacaaGAGCAAAAACTTGTGGAGGTACTGAAAATGCAACTTGAGGTTGAAAAGAGGGGACAACAGCAACACTCTCAGACTTCTGGTAACTCAGCTGCTTTGGAACAGAAGCAATTCAGTGCTGCTGTCAAGGATGAAAATGCTCTTACTGACTGCTTGAGCACAAGCCAATCTGTACCTGCAGCTAGTCATTCTTTAGGACAATCAGTATACACTAGTGGCCAGAATCCAGTTGCCAAAAAGGCAGTTGTTATCAAGCAGGAGATACCTGTCGCTAAAGCTGAACCTCAGAACGCCatttctcaattttattttaatccccAGAGGCAGCCACAAACTGCAGTTGTTGCCCAACCTCAAGCTTTACTGACTACCCAAGGAACTGCACAGCTGCTCCTTCCACTTTCTATCCAGGGACCGAATTCTACCACTTCAGTGCAGCTACCAGTTGGAAATATAAAGTTACAG GCTCAATCACAAGCTGGAGTACAGACCCCATCACAAATACCTGTTCCTATTCCTTCCTCTGGCCTGGGCCAGACAGCACCTCAGATGCATGCTCCACAATCAAAACCAAATACCATCACGCAGCATGCACTTGGTCAGACCCAACAAATCAGAAAG GTTTTTCCACCTACCACATCCAATACAGTGTTTTCCTATCAGACTGCACCAGTTACAACACCTTCACAgtcttttattaataaaacatcAAATTCTAACATTCACACTGGCAGCAATCAGGCGCCGTCTATGCAGAATGGACCTGCTACTCCTAGTAAG CCTGGCTCTCCTTCTCAAGCTCAGCCTTATATCGTTCAGCAATCCCTCTTCAACAACACAGTGTCCAAGAAAAAAGATCCCCCCCGTTACGAAGAGGCTATAAAACAGACCCGCAATATTCAGACATCTCACCGTGAG ATTTCCAGTGCACACAGTCAGCAGATGGATGATCTTTTTGATATTCTCATCAAGAGTGGAG aGATTTCCCTTCCGATAAAGGAGGAACCATCTCCCATTGCTAAAATGAGACCAGTAACAGCCAACATCACTACAATGCCAGTGAACACAGTGATATCCCGCCCCCCACCTCAAATCCAAATGGCCCCTCCTCCTGTGTCCTTAGAACCGACAACCAGCTTGTCTATAAATCTGGAAAATCAGCTTGAAGCCCTCTTGGATGGAACTTTAACCTCAGGTAATGAAATTCCTCAATTGACAAGCAGCAGTGAAGACAGAgagtcattttctttaattgaagACCTCCAGAATGATCTGCTTAATCACTCCAGTATTTTAGATCATTCTCATTCACCCATGGAAACATCTGACCCACAGTTTACCACTAATAATTCTTGTCTATCTCTTGACCTTCCTGATACAAATTTAGACAATATGGAATGGCTAGACATTACAATGCCCAGCTCCTCATCTGGACTCACCCCTCTCAGTTCTACTGCCCCCAGCATGTTTTCGACTGACTTTCTAGATCCACAAGACCTGCAGTTGCACTGGGATTAA